In the Triticum aestivum cultivar Chinese Spring chromosome 2B, IWGSC CS RefSeq v2.1, whole genome shotgun sequence genome, TTTTCAATTTCTAGTTTCCTGCTTTTTTCCTATTTCCTAATTCCTTCGTCTCATATTAATtgacgctcaaatggatgtatctagacatatttcactgctagatacatctgtttgaggGTCAACTAATATGGGATGAAGGGAATGTTTTACCCTTTTAAGTTTCTTTTGAAATTCCATTTTATTTACATATTTAGTTTTAAATATATAAATAATTGGCCGATATCATGGACATTATTTATAACATGTGAACACTATCGACCTATGGCCAAACTTTCTTTACGTAAATGGAATTTTTGTAAAATAAATGACCATTTATTAAGGGATGTGATTTTTTTATAATTATACAACCATATTGAAAAAAAATACATGAACACTTTATTAattagatgaacattttttaaatgcatgaacacTTTTAGTTACAAGTATATATTTTTCTTTTTTAAAATGTGTGAATACTTTGTTCtagattcatgattttttttaaaacctCAAATACTTTTGAAAATGAAACGAAGTTTTCTTATAATATGACAAAAGTTGTTCATATAAACTTTTTTTGATTTCTCAATTAAATACCGAATGCTAAAAATGTAAATATACAATATCTATCTCTGTTTTTTTATATGCACATGTTGTGGGCTCCCTTTTTGCACGAACGTCCAGGCTTTTTTTAAGCCTTGGCTCTCTTTTTGTACAAACGTCCATGTTTTTTAGCCTCAGATGTGTCAAGCCAGGTGGCATCGTATCAACATCGATGTGCTAATGGGCATGTGAGCAGCACGGGTGCTAACGCCTGCAATAAGTGATGTATATTTTGCCCCCAGTTAGAATCGTATAATTCTATATATCAATATCTGGATTTGTGATTGGCATGGCCGGTCCCCCGGTTAAAATAGTAAAATGTGGCCAATCCTATTTGACGTCCCCAAATTGAGCCGGCTCGGTCTTTGCTGTTTCCTTTGTGTTGCTACTCCagctttttattttttgcttttgtgCTGAAgttttttttttcctgtttttcctGCGGTTTCTTTCATTGTGATTCTCAGCGTTTTTTGGTGGTTTCCTATTTTGGTTTTTGTTCCAGTTTTTTCCTGCTGTTTCATTTAGCATCACTGCTGCAAGTTTTTCTGAGTTTTCTGTTGTCGTTTTTCATTTCCACTTTTTTGGTTATCTATATCGGTTTCttacctttttctgttttttctttttccttttctttttaaaataaatgatgaacattttttaatcatAGTGCACATTTTATTTTAACATTGTAAATATTAATTTAATACAAAGTGACCATTTTTTTTACAGGATGAAATTTTCTTACATGGTGATCGGTTTCTTAAATGGCGAAACAATTTTTTATACACAGTGGACGATTTTTAATACATGGTAAAGATTTTTTGAATACGTGATGAACATTAATTGGAAACCACAACGAACACTTTATTATGCTTAAATAATTCTAGAAAAACCATGGCAAGAAGACCACAAAAAAATGACCAACACACGAATGTACCACCATCTCTCGCAAAAGATAGTGAGGCTGACACTGGGAAGCCACATCGACCTGAACTGGGCCCCCGGCCCATCATCGCTAAAGTGTGCGCCGCCTCTCATATATGACGTTAATGAGCGTTATATAGGTGGTCTCACAAAAAGTGGTCTATTGGCTGCTTCAAGATAATATACAAGCTTCTGAAGTTCATAATTTTATCAAAGTGGACCCAGTATGATGGCCCACATGAAAGGCTTTAGGGTGAGCATAGCCAAAACTTTTCATTAGTAGATCTTCAGCTTGCATATTTTTTTCTCAAATGGTTGTTCTAGTATATATTGACAATATGGAATAACTACATTCTAGAATTTTATAGGAATGCCACATGGTTTTAGTTTTTGCGTGGTCCTAGATGCATGTGAGCACATCCTTAGTGTCATTTTTATTTGCAAATCACCTTTGTAAAGTATTTGAAGAAAATAGGATACTTGGTTCCACAACCGAAGGGGTTGAACTTGGTGGCTTCCCACAGGAAGATACTGGACAAATTCATATGAAAACTATAGAACATGGAAGGTATATTACATTCATAAAATAAGAGCGTGAAATGTTTTTTGAAAGTACTAATACGTTTGTGCTAGTGGCTATCAAGTTGTTCTTGCCAATACTCCCAATGATGTGGAAGGAAGCAAATCCATCTCGATGGTCAAGCCACCACTGGTACCAGAATAATCCAACCATTTGAGCAACATGGAAGATGCACATAATGTTGACAATTGTTGAGGAGATTCCTGAATGTACAACTTCCATCAAAGATTCCAAAGTTTCTATGTTGACGAGCCAACTTAACATCTTCATaattgccaagggagatggtgttGTCACAACTACAAGGTGGTCGGGTGTGCACAACAGGGATAGCATATGATTGTCTGCATATTTAAGTATGGTTGATGTCATTTGTGCGTGGAGAAGAAAATAGATATGAGGAAGCAAGGAAGGAAGTCAATGGTGAGGTGGCATGGTAAAGCAAGTGATATGATTGAGGCAGTGATCGGCTGTTGCTATCGGGTGCCGGCCAAAGGAGGTAGAATGAGTGGATGGGATGCCAAGAAAATAGTTTTAGTGAATCATCTTTAATCCTTTCTAATATATTTTTCTAGTACAGAAATGGAATGTGTGCCATTCCATTATTTTGGTCAATGCAACATATTATTACACAAATAATCTCGTTCATAAGGATATATATATTTCCGTGTGCTTGAACATTTCTATATATGCCTACATGTCCTTGATGCACCCACGTGGAATAGCTATCAGTTGTAGGTCAGAACTTCTACCTACAGTCATCCCGAATTTTTCAGACATATCCAATGACTCTGGACTTGCCCCCCCAGGAAGCACCCAATCAAAGTGATAGAGCAGGTTTGCCAAAGTGATCTCTAAGGTTGACGCGCCGAATAGCATCCCAAGACATTGCCTTCGTCCAGCACCAAAGGGGGTGAATTCAAAGTGTGTCCCATTGTAATCTAAGTTGTTGTTCTCAAACCTCTCTGGCAAAAAGGCTTCAGGGTGTTTCCAGTACTTCGGATCCCTAGAAACTGCAAAGACATTAATTAATATAGTGGCGCCTTTAAGCATCTCATAACCCATAAGTTTACAATCCATTCTGGCCATCCGTGGGATTACTGGAGCTGGTAGGTGCAACCTAAGAACCTCCTTAATGACCATTCGCATGTAGTGGAGGTTTCCAAGGTTACTATTTTTTATGATTGTTTGATCTTGACCTAATAATTTTCTTATCTCTAGTTGAGCCTTAAACATTGTTTCAGGATGACGGACGAGCTCTGACATAGCCCATTCCAAAGTTGTTCCCGTCGTATCTGTGGCACCAGAAAATATATCCTGCAAATGAAAATTAAGGTACGTTAAATTAGCTCATACTTCTATATGCCGCACTTATAATGAAACAATTTGTGAAACAAAACCTTTCATTTGAAAAAATTGTATGTGGTATTTTGAAGTGAACTAAAGGATTTTTTTACATACTTTGAAGCCTAAATCCCCTTACAAATGATTTGAGAACATTTCGAGGCACTCAAGGCAAGTAACTTCTCTAGGTATGATATCATGTGAGGCCATATGCCTCCCCTCGGGTTACACTTGACAGAGAAAGAGGTGAAAGATCACAATTGCAAAAATGAGACATTCAAGTTTATGAGGAATATGATTTCTGAGTGGTTTGATCAGGATGTTTGTTTATTCTTATAGAAAACATCACCACTTTATAGTCGACATAGGCATCTCTATAGTGGCAAAAGGAATAACAAACTTAATAAAGCAACATAGGTTATCTTCATgagctttcacaaaattcatagcAGCGCATGATTTCCTCGATTGCTAATGATGTGATAAAACTTACAAAAACCCATTTCATGCTAGGAAAATATTGTGGAAGGGCTTATTACTCATGGGTTGCATCAAAAGACAAGGGATTCTCAAAATTGATTTTGGCAAGACTGATGACAATGTAAAGTGAATGTTCATTCCACGACCAATGTTTATGGAATCtttccctttatgtgatgtcacttgAAGGTAAAATGTGTGCAAGGTGGGTTCTTTGGTGTGAAAATCAATGATGATAAAGAACATTACTTCCAAGAATAAAAAGATCTCCATCAAGGGTTCTTTATTTTCATTAGTGTCGCTCAACATTATGGCGGATATGTTTGTTGCAATATTAAAAGAAAGAAGGATTAAGGTCAAAGCCATGGTGTTCCACCCAGGGGGGTCATGATAGAATATATGTACTCATTATGAGGTTCATACCCTTATATTGCTACACCATGATAATGGATAGACAAATAGCATGGCGTTCGTGTTATGAGTTTCTTTGAAAATACTTAACAGTAAAGATTATAATTTTCCACAAGGGTGAAATCTATAAAGCTAACAGATATAATGTGTGGACAACATCAATGTCTAGGTCTTTGGTTTGTCAAGTATGTTTTTTTCCTTATATTATCTTGTATTTGGATCTGCTACACGTGTCTTTGCAATAGTGATTGGAAAGCAAAAGACCGGGTTGAATTCATTCACACTATGATTCACATGTTTATGAGGTCATTTGAATCTTATCGAATGTTACTACAGTTTCTGGGGGGTCATCAAAAATTCCGGTAACAGGTGGGTTACCAGAAATTCTGAGCAGAAAGAAATAATCTTGAAATGTATGACATAGATAATGTTAACTAAATGGTTAATGATTTAAGTTTGCAGGAACAAAAGTAATCAATCTTTCCTATCTCGTGTCAtatgcaaaatttgtgccgttgtttGCATCAGCTAGCAGTAAAAAGAAGTTTCTTTTGTTAAAAATACTCACAAATAAGACGGCGCATATGCTCTCCGTGGTTAGAGGGAATGCCAACGAATCATCCTTCTGTAGCCTGAGCAGCACGTCCAGCAGGTCCTCGTCGTGGGTGCTTGAGGCGCCATCACCAGCAGCTCGCGCGGCCTTGCGCACCTCGATCACGTTGGCGATGATGCATTGCATGTGGCTGTAGCTCCTCTTCATGCGCCGCGCGCCGAAGCTGAGCCACCGTGCCAACCGCGACGACGGGAAGAGGTCGACGAGGCAGAAGCCGCCTAGCAGGGTGAGCACCACCTCTAGCTCGCGGATGTACTCGTCCTGCTGCGTGAACCTGCCGCCGAACACTGCCCGCGACACGACGTTGTTGCTGAGCTCCATCATCTTCTCGCTGATGTTGATGCTGCCGCCGGCCGCCGCAGCAGTGGCGATGTCGGCCAGGAGGTTGCCAACCTCCTTTGGCCGGATGCTCTCCATGCGCCTGACCTGCATGGAGCTAAGCAGCTCCACAATGCAGACCTTGCGCATCTGGCGCCAGTGGTGGCCGTAAGGGGCGAAGATGATGCCCCTGCCGCCATAGCCGGCGATGTCCTGCGTCGGCGTGCCCGGCCTGGTGGCGAACGCGAGGTCGTTAGTCTTCATCACCTGCGCCACCGCCTCGGCGCTGGAGATCACCACGGCGTCGACCTCGCCTAGCTTGAGGTGCATCATTGGCCCATATCGGCGACACAGCCGCGTGATTTTCCGGTGTGGGACGAGGCTAACGACGTGGTGGAGGCTGCCGATTATCGGTAGTGTCCATGGCCCTGGCGGCAGCTGGTGCTTCTGTGGCTTGTTCttgccgccggcgccggcgagcttgagaagccaaagggcaagcggCGTGCCTAGTGCAATGAAACACAAGctgaaccacccctccatggcaGGCAGCTTTGCAAGTGCAGTGGTAGTGGTACTGATAACTTGCATGTCTGGACTCTGCTGGCGACAGAGGAGCTTTCTCTCTCTGGCTGCTAAGTGAGTATACAGTATGAAAGTTTGGGCCGTTTTCTCTTGTCTGGCTACGAAGATTGCAAATTGGTCTCAGCGATGGGGTTAGTACAAAAGGAATTACACGCATCAAACTCCACTTTCTACATTTCAAATCAATTTAGTTCTATTTAAATTTCTCTATAGAAAAATTAATGAGCTAATATGTAGGAGTACAACACGACCAAACTATATTTAATGATGCATATAGTGGAACTAATTTGGGATTGTAAATTTTGACTTATAACAAAGCTCTATGACTTTAAATAATTTATGGCGAAGAAAGAGAGAGCGGCGTTTGGATCCTGGGCTTCGATGAGCCCAGGTGTGAACAATAAATTCgttaaaaatagtaaaaaaaaatcaaaaatcatatttttttgtGATGAAAGATGCTTGAGTGCGAGATGTCCGTGCCAAATGTGGTGAAGTTTGGACATTTTAGGAGCTGTCTGCAAAAAACAATCAGGCATGTGAGCAAGTTTGATGTTGTGCACTGTTCCGAGGTCGTTTTGTCTTTTTTGACATGGCTCATCGAATGTCCAAACTTCACCAAATTTAGAACGGGCATCACGAACTCAAGCATCTTGCACAAAACAATTCGGAAGCTATGTGGTGAAGCTTCTAGCAATATTGTTCTGGTTTATAGCACTATAGGTCTGGTTTGGTTTGTGATTGCATCTTCCTTCAAAAAGCATACAAGTTGTTTTTTCCGCCGGACGTATCTTTTAATACTAAAACATACATGCTCTTTTTCTGGCGGCtatgagggtgcttggatacgttttagtcccatgactaaaagtagtgggactaaaatttactagcctcacccatgcttggatacaAATACTAAATAGATTAAAATCGAGTTAaagagcatttattatcctccaaacacTCCAATCCAGAACTTGCATGTGTTAAAGGAGGGGGGTTAAATGAGGAGAGaaaggactaatccacattttagtagggttctcctaactaaaaaattttagtctcaagactagttctaccctctctttagtcaggggtgattggaactttagcctctagaagagactagttttagtcagactaaaaatagtcccttggatccaagcatgcCTTATGTGGCGAAGCTTCCGGCAGAGAAGGTTTCTCTTTTCTGGCTGCTAGCTGAGTATGAAAGTTTGGGCCGCTTTCTCTTTTCTGGCTGCTAACTGAGTATGAAAGTTTGGGCTGCTAAGAGTGCAAATTGGTTTCCCTGGGTTAGTGCAAAAGTCATTAGAAGCATCGAACTCCACTTTCTCCATTTCAAAGTAATTGAACTTCATGAGCTAATACATACTGTTGGAATCGAGGATCGACAAACAATCACAGAAACAAGAGGAGACGGATTTTGCCGGGCGACAAACACCCGTGGCGACGGACACCCGCCCCGGCGATGAACGCCGGGGccctttttttttcttcctctgtaTTTCACCAACTCGGCTCGGCACATACCGCCGAACTTTTGCATCCGAGTACACGGGGGGCTTTTTATACCCAAGCTAGCTCCAATGCACACACTCACAAGCCAGCCACAATGCTCGTCCACTAACCCATGCATGCATCCACTAACAAAACCACTACATGCACGTCCTTATCCATCGCTCGTGCATCCATGCATTGACATGCACTAATAGCCCACAACTCTAGCTAACAGCCGCTGCGCCTTACGAGCCGGACTCGGAGCGCACGCATGCACCGGACACCACTGCCACAGGCATGGCTTATTGCTAACACTCACCCACTAGGAATTTATATTTGATGATGATGGTAAATTATGCCTGATAGCAAACCTAGGAATTTATATAATTTAGAGCGAAGAAAGAGGTCTAGTACTGTACACTATTTTTGTCACCAATTTAGTTCTGTACACCAATAAATCTCGACTTGTATATAGTTGCATACACTAGGCAGTTCATGAGTCATCAGGTTCACAGTTTCAACAGAACTTGGAGGTGATCACATCACATACATATACCGCGTCTCACTCCAAGCTGCGCTTGCCAACAGCTTGTAGCCTGCCATGGAGGGTTGGTTAAGTTTGTGTTTCATAGCTCTATGCACGCTTGTTGCCCTCTGGTTTCGCAAGCTCTCCTGTGGAAAGAGAAAGCCACGGCTGCCTCCTGGGCCATGGACTCTTCCGATCATCGGCAGCTTGCACCACGTCGCCAGCGTGCTCCCGCACCGCAGGATGATGGAGATGTCTCGTCGGCATGGTCCGCTGATGCACCTCATGCTCGGCGAGGTCCCCACGGTGATCGTCTCcagcgcggaggcggcggcgctggtgatGAAGACCAACGACCTTGCCTTTGCTGGCCGGCCTCGCAGCGCGACGCTGGACATCTTCGGCTGCGGCGGGAGGGGCATCGTCTTCGCCCCCTACGGTGACCCATGGCGCCAGATGCGCAAGGTCTGCACCATGGAGCTCCTCAGCTCCAAGCAGGTGAGGCGTATGGACGGTATCAGGCCAGACCAG is a window encoding:
- the LOC123039853 gene encoding desmethyl-deoxy-podophyllotoxin synthase-like, giving the protein MEGWFSLCFIALGTPLALWLLKLAGAGGKNKPQKHQLPPGPWTLPIIGSLHHVVSLVPHRKITRLCRRYGPMMHLKLGEVDAVVISSAEAVAQVMKTNDLAFATRPGTPTQDIAGYGGRGIIFAPYGHHWRQMRKVCIVELLSSMQVRRMESIRPKEVGNLLADIATAAAAGGSINISEKMMELSNNVVSRAVFGGRFTQQDEYIRELEVVLTLLGGFCLVDLFPSSRLARWLSFGARRMKRSYSHMQCIIANVIEVRKAARAAGDGASSTHDEDLLDVLLRLQKDDSLAFPLTTESICAVLFDIFSGATDTTGTTLEWAMSELVRHPETMFKAQLEIRKLLGQDQTIIKNSNLGNLHYMRMVIKEVLRLHLPAPVIPRMARMDCKLMGYEMLKGATILINVFAVSRDPKYWKHPEAFLPERFENNNLDYNGTHFEFTPFGAGRRQCLGMLFGASTLEITLANLLYHFDWVLPGGASPESLDMSEKFGMTVGRSSDLQLIAIPRGCIKDM